Proteins encoded together in one Cataglyphis hispanica isolate Lineage 1 chromosome 17, ULB_Chis1_1.0, whole genome shotgun sequence window:
- the LOC126855857 gene encoding PRL-1 phosphatase, giving the protein MSNMRVKDIRPAPAEIEYKNMKFLITDRPNDQTIHTFIQELKKHNVKEVVRVCEPTYKVEELKSEGINVIDLVFDDGTFPPNEVVDEWFELLKNRFKESPDACVAVHCVAGLGRAPVLVAIALIELGLKFEDAVALIREKRRGAINAKQLTFLEKYRPKSRLKLKNGQKNSCCIQ; this is encoded by the exons ATGAGCAACATGAGGGTGAAGGATATCAGACCGGCGCCCGCCgagattgaatataaaaatatgaagttCCTCATTACTGATCGGCCCAATGATCAAACCATCCATACCTTTATCCAA GAACTGAAAAAGCATAATGTAAAGGAAGTGGTCAGAGTTTGCGAACCAACGTACAAAGTCGAGGAACTCAAGTCGGAAGGAATCAATGTGATAGATTTGGTATTCGATGACGGTACATTTCCACCAAACGAG GTAGTGGATGAATGGTTCGAATTGCTAAAAAATCGATTCAAAGAGTCACCTGATGCATGTGTAGCGGTACATTGCGTCGCAGGTCTCGGTAGAGCACCGGTTTTGGTTGCAATAGCTCTCATCGAGCTCGGACTCAAGTTCGAAGATGCTGTCGCTCTCATCAGAGA GAAAAGACGAGGCGCCATAAACGCAAAGCAGTTAACTTTTCTTGAAAAGTATCGTCCCAAGTCTCGATTGAAGCTCAAGAATggacaaaaaaattcttgttgCATCCAAtag